CCGCCTTGAGGGTGACAAGGCCGTCATACAGGTCTACGAGGAGACCGCTGGTATAAGACCGGGTGAGCCCGTCGAGGGAACGGGTTCATCCCTGAGCGTTGAGCTCGGTCCCGGGCTTTTGACAGCAATGTACGACGGTATTCAGAGGCCGCTCGAGGTTCTCAGGCAGCTCAGTGGAGATTTCATAGCGAGGGGTCTCACCGCTCCCGCTCTCCCGAGGGACAAGAAGTGGCACTTCACTCCAAAGGTCAAGGTCGGCGACAAGGTCGTCGGTGGAGACGTCCTCGGTGTAGTTCCCGAGACCAGCATCATTGAGCACAAGATACTCGTCCCGCCATGGGTCGAAGGTGAGATAGTTGAGATCGCCGAGGAGGGCGACTACACCGTCGAGGAAGTCATAGCCAAGGTCAAGAAGCCCGACGGAACCATCGAGGAGCTCAAGATGTACCACCGCTGGCCCGTCCGTGTCAAGAGGCCCTACAAGCAGAAGCTCCCGCCGGAGGTTCCGCTCATCACCGGTCAGAGAACCATTGACACCTTCTTCAGCCAGGCCAAGGGTGGAACGGCCGCAATCCCTGGCCCGTTCGGTTCGGGTAAGACCGTCACCCAGCACCAGCTCGCGAAGTGGAGTGACGCTCAGGTCGTCGTCTACATCGGTTGCGGTGAGCGCGGTAACGAGATGACCGACGTTCTTGAGGAGTTCCCGAAGCTCAAGGACCCGAAGACCGGAAAGCCGCTCATGGAGAGAACCGTTCTCATAGCCAACACCTCAAACATGCCCGTCGCTGCCCGTGAGGCTTCAATCTACACAGGAATCACCATCGCCGAGTACTTCCGCGACCAGGGCTACGACGTCGCTCTGATGGCAGATTCGACTTCAAGATGGGCAGAGGCCCTCCGTGAGATTTCAGGCCGTCTCGAGGAGATGCCCGGTGAGGAGGGTTATCCAGCCTATCTAGCCTCCAAGATAGCCGAGTTCTATGAGAGAGCTGGTCGTGTCATCACCCTCGGAAGCGACGAGAGGGTAGGCAGTGTTTCGGTCATAGGTGCCGTTTCACCGCCCGGCGGTGACTTCAGCGAGCCGGTCGTCCAGAACACCCTCCGTGTCGTCAAGGTCTTCTGGGCCCTCGACGCTGACCTCGCGAGGAGAAGGCACTTCCCAGCTATCAACTGGCTTAGGAGCTACTCGCTCTACATCGACGCCATCCAGGACTGGTGGCACAAGAACGTCGACCCAGAGTGGAGGAAGATGCGCGATACGGCAATGGCGCTCCTCCAGAAGGAGGCGGAACTCCAGGAAATCGTCCGTATCGTCGGTCCGGATGCCCTGCCAGACAGGGAGAAGGCGATACTCATCGTCACCAGGATGCTCCGTGAGGACTACCTCCAGCAGGATGCATTCGACGAGGTCGACACCTACTGCCCGCCGAAGAAGCAGGTAACGATGATGCGCGTCATCCTCAACTTCTACGAGAAGACCATGCAGGCAGTTGACAGGGGGGTTCCTGTTGACGAGATAGCCAAGCTCCCGGTCAGGGAGAAGATAGGCCGTATGAAGTTCGAGCCAGATGTGGAGAAGGTTAGGGCGCTCATCGATGAGACGAACCAGCAGTTTGAAGAGCTCTTCAAGAAGTACGGGGCGTGATGATCATGCCGGGTATGGAGTACTCAACCGTTAGCAAGATTTACGGGCCGCTGATGATAGTCCAGGGCGTCAAAGGCGTTGCTTACGGTGAGGTCGTTGAGATAGAGACCGAGAGCGGCGAGAAGAGGAAGGGACAGGTCCTTGAGGCAAGGGAGGACATGGCCATCGTCCAGGTCTTCGAGGGAACCAGAGACCTCGACATCAAGACCACCAGAGTCCGCTTCACCGGCGAGACCCTCAAGGTTCCGGTTTCAATGGACATGCTCGGAAGGATATTCAACGGTATCGGTAAGCCGATCGACGGCGGCCCGGAGATCATCCCGGAGGACAGGCGCGATGTTCACGGTGCGCCGCTCAACCCGGTCGCTCGTGCCTACCCGAGGGACTTCATCCAGACCGGTATCTCGGCCATAGACGGTATGAACACGCTCGTCCGCGGCCAGAAGCTCCCGATATTCAGCGGTTCAGGTCTGCCGCACAACATGCTCGCGGCTCAGATAGCGAGGCAGGCAAAGGTCCTCGGTGAGGAGGAGCAGTTCGCGGTAGTTTTCGCGGCCATGGGTATCACCTACGAGGAGGCAAACTTCTTCAAGAAGAGCTTCGAGGAGACCGGCGCAATAGAGAGGGCGGTCCTGTTCCTTAACTTGGCAGACGACCCGGCCATCGAGCGTATCATCACCCCGCGTATGGCCCTCACAGTTGCAGAATACCTCGCCTTCGACTACGACATGCAGGTTCTCGTTATCCTTACGGATATGACCAACTACGCCGAAGCCCTTCGTGAGATTTCAGCTGCCAGAGAGGAGGTTCCCGGAAGGCGTGGCTATCCGGGTTACATGTACACTGACCTGGCAACTATCTACGAGCGTGCTGGTCGTGTGAGGGGCAAGAAGGGAAGCATAACCCAGATGCCCATCCTCACAATGCCTGACGACGACATCACCCACCCGATTCCAGATTTGACCGGTTACATCACCGAGGGGCA
This sequence is a window from Thermococcus kodakarensis KOD1. Protein-coding genes within it:
- a CDS encoding ATP synthase subunit B, which gives rise to MPGMEYSTVSKIYGPLMIVQGVKGVAYGEVVEIETESGEKRKGQVLEAREDMAIVQVFEGTRDLDIKTTRVRFTGETLKVPVSMDMLGRIFNGIGKPIDGGPEIIPEDRRDVHGAPLNPVARAYPRDFIQTGISAIDGMNTLVRGQKLPIFSGSGLPHNMLAAQIARQAKVLGEEEQFAVVFAAMGITYEEANFFKKSFEETGAIERAVLFLNLADDPAIERIITPRMALTVAEYLAFDYDMQVLVILTDMTNYAEALREISAAREEVPGRRGYPGYMYTDLATIYERAGRVRGKKGSITQMPILTMPDDDITHPIPDLTGYITEGQIVLSRELHRKGIYPPIDVLPSLSRLMKDGIGKGRTREDHPQLSQQLYAAYAEGRSLRDLVAVVGEEALSETDRKYLKFADRFEREFVAQRYDEDRSIFETLDLGWELLAELPESELKRVRKEYILKYHPKYRKRGE
- a CDS encoding ATP synthase subunit A; this translates as MGRIIRVTGPLVVADGMKGAKMYEVVRVGEIGLIGEIIRLEGDKAVIQVYEETAGIRPGEPVEGTGSSLSVELGPGLLTAMYDGIQRPLEVLRQLSGDFIARGLTAPALPRDKKWHFTPKVKVGDKVVGGDVLGVVPETSIIEHKILVPPWVEGEIVEIAEEGDYTVEEVIAKVKKPDGTIEELKMYHRWPVRVKRPYKQKLPPEVPLITGQRTIDTFFSQAKGGTAAIPGPFGSGKTVTQHQLAKWSDAQVVVYIGCGERGNEMTDVLEEFPKLKDPKTGKPLMERTVLIANTSNMPVAAREASIYTGITIAEYFRDQGYDVALMADSTSRWAEALREISGRLEEMPGEEGYPAYLASKIAEFYERAGRVITLGSDERVGSVSVIGAVSPPGGDFSEPVVQNTLRVVKVFWALDADLARRRHFPAINWLRSYSLYIDAIQDWWHKNVDPEWRKMRDTAMALLQKEAELQEIVRIVGPDALPDREKAILIVTRMLREDYLQQDAFDEVDTYCPPKKQVTMMRVILNFYEKTMQAVDRGVPVDEIAKLPVREKIGRMKFEPDVEKVRALIDETNQQFEELFKKYGA